AGAAAACGCAGATGGAACTCTGGACCAAGCGGCAATGTTTAGAAAGGGAACCATCTATTTCAGAGGCGGAAAGTATGAGAAAGCCGCTGCGGTATTCCAAGAATCTGCCGACAGAAATCCAGATAGTCCGGTGGGCAAAAAATCCGCTACTTGGAAAAAAGAAGCCTTGGATCAGATCGAAGATGATCTGAGATATAAGGACGGAGAAGGCGGAGGAAAAGCAAAACCGAGCGACGATGATCGCCAAGACGAGGACTGGAAATATTAATTAGCAGACGTCTGAATAAATTCCTGTTCAGACATCTGGATCTGTATCCCTAAACAATCGTAGATTGCATGTGGGATATCTTTCAAAGCGTGTATCTTGTCTTTCATTTGTTCAGTATATTTGCCGTATAGAATGGTCGGCACTGGATTTACAGTATGTACATCCACAGTTAGATCTTCCAGATTTCCATGATCGGAAGTTACAATAAGTTGGTCTTGTTCCGGATCCATTGCATCCAAAACTCCGAGTAAAAAGCTCTCCAAGTCGGAGATACATTTTTCTGCGCCTTTCCAATTCATCTTATGACCTACTTTATCCGTGATAAAGTATTCATAGATACATAACGTATGGTCTTTCATCGCTGGAATGATCTCTTTCCCGGTTTTGTATGGATCTTGGAGTTCGAGAACCGGATCATCCTTATCTATAAAATCCTTTCCAAACTTTCTGAGAAAATCTCGGCTGATGTCCATATACAGACCTTTGCCATCTCTAAGATCGTCCATATCCTTTAAAGGTTTGTCTGCTGCCATTTGGATGAGAGTTGAAGCGGATACATGTCTAGGATTTTTTTTTATATGCTCTGCAAATCCCGGAGTATAACAATTCAATAGATCCGCTTTAAATCCGTTCTCTTCTAAGATCCGAATAATGGAGTATTTTGCGATAATACGTTTTAAAGTGAATGTAGGAAATCCACTCATGTGGCGATTCAATACCTGACATGCATTGATCCCTGTCCAAAGAGAAGTTTGTCCGGTGGCGCTTTGGGGAAGCCCTTTGATTCCCATACTTGCATCCGTTTTAAGATAAGTGAGATCTTGGATGCGGGAGGGAGAATCTTCCGGAATACTTTTACCGCCTAAGGGTAAAAAAATCCCCTTCGCGTATTTGGAGAACGGATTTTTATCCGGATTGTTTTCCCCAAAACCGATCCCGTCTATAAATACATAAAATATCATTTTATTGGCCCGAGAAGTATCGATTATCCTATTGAATTAGACTGATTCTTTATGATGGAATCGCCGATACTAGAAAGGTGAACCCGCGCAAACATAGCAAAAGATCTCGAATTCTATCTCTGATACTGCTATGTATCGTATTGATTTCCATCCCTTTTTTTCCAGGCGCTTGGAAGGAGGCGGTTTTCTTCTCTCCGATCCAAATTCTTAGTTTGTATCCTAAACTTAAAAAAGAATCCTTCCTAGACTCTATCCTAGAAAGATTTCAGAACAAGTATTACGACTTGGGTTATAGATTCGAATATTTGATGAGAGAATTTTCTAAACCTGAAAGCGACAAGGATGCGGAGGCATTAGGAAAACTTTTTAGCTCTTCTATCCAATTAAAACAGATCCGTATATATGATTATAATTATAGAGCCATGTATTCTTCTGATCCAAAGGGTCCCGGATTTCATAAAGGGCTCAGATTACTCGGAATGCAGGTGCCTAGAGCAGGTTGGGTAGAAGATACTGATGGATTTTTATTATACAGAAATTCTTCCGGTGATCTGTATATTCAGATCTTGAAAGAAGATGGAGATAGGATCGTCCAAGAAGCAACCGGTTCTAAAAAATCCTTTTTGCCTCGAGACTTCTCGGAAGGAATTTTGTATTGGGTATACAAGAAGAAGGAAGAAAATTCCGAACTCTTAGAAACGAATCTGAATCCTGACAGTACATTACTTCCGGACACTTCCGAAGTCTCTAACTCGGAAGAATCTAGGGCAATGGTCCATGCGTTGTTGGATAGAAATTCCAAATCCCAAAACATTCTACTCCGTCCTATTTGGGAAAAAACGATTGCGGAAGATCTAGAAATTTTTCTATCACTACCTAGAAAGACAAGAGCAGAAGAGTTGTTACTGATCTTAAGCGCATTCGGAATTTCCTTGATCGCTTTAATCTGCGGAATACTCGCTTCTAGAATATTATTCACGATCCGAATGGAGAACCGTTTTTCGGAAAGAGAAGAAGTGATCCAAGTGAAAACCGAGCTAATTCGTTTACTCGGACAATTTAGGGAAAAGACAAAATGATAGGCTTTAAATTCAGACTCATACTCGCTCTATCTTTTATATTTTCCGTTTCTGTACTACTTTTAGAACCGTACTTTCCTTCCGGGATTTTTTATAAGTCCAGATTAGAGTCCGTATTCTCTTCTTTTAATAAAGAGATATTAGAGTTAGAAAAGAAGATCCGTGAATCGGATCCTGAAGAATTAGATACTAACAATCTATTCCTTCCTGTTCGAAACTTTTTGTCATGGGATCCGAATCTAAAAAATACTCCGAACCTGGAATTTTCGGGAGATAAAGAAAGGTATTTATTATCCCAAGCATGGGAAGGAAAGACTAGTCGTTTTCTTTCATTGGAGAATGAGCCGGTCTTATTTGTTCCATTGTATACAAAGTCGGTTGCAGTACTTGCAGTACTCGATAAGGAAAAATTCAAAATTTCCTTAGGCGATAGGGTAGAATATTTCGTTCCGGAGCCAAGGTTAGGAATTTTCCAAGACTGGGAAGAAAAAGGGGATAAAACAGATCCGAGGAAAATTTCGGAAGAAGTTTTGAAGTCCATGAAGGACGGAGGAAACGACTTCAAAGAAATCCGTCTGGGAGATAAATTATACAGAGCTTATTACGCATTCTATCCGGATGAAAAAATTGGTTTTATCCAGGGGATCTTACTCTTAGTTCCTTATGAACGTAATATTTTCTTAATATTATTTCCTGTGTTTTTCGGACTATTATTCTTATTGGATGTATGCATTCTTCTAGTTAGAAAAAGTAAATCCTCTTCTTCTTACGCAAAATCGGATGTGTCCAAACTCATCCAGACTCTGTCTCAAAGAATAGAAGAAACTAATTTTAAACAGGTAGAAGCCGCAAAATTGCATGAGTTACCGGATGTTCCCGAAATAGTCACCATTCCTCCTGTTTTGGAAACTAAGCCTAGTGCAAGCGGCACATTCTATGTTTTGCCTTTCGATTTGCCTGGAGATTCTTTTTTAACTCCTAAGTTTTTAAGAGAGAAGAAGGAGCCGATTCATGTAGAAAGAGAAGCAGCCTCCGTTTCTTCTGCAGTATCAGTTGTGGAAATGCCGGAAGCTCTTCAGAAAAAGAGAGATTCTATCTTTACGGATGAGCTAGCAAGACTTGTGGAGAAGGTCAAAACTACTTCTCCTGAAATCCCTCAGATAGAAATTTCAGATCGCCCTAAGGATTCGGGACTTTTAGCAAAAGCGCTCAGAGTGACTGGACTTGCTGAGATCGGTTTGAAGGCGGCGAGAGGTCTTGCTCCTCAACATAAATCCAGATTTTTCCTTTGGGCGAGAGCTTGGTGGGGAATTCGCAAAACCGATCCGAATGAAGAACTTCCTCTTTCTGAAAAATTCAGAGTCTGGTTGGATAAACAACCTATTCGCGAAAAAAGAAAGATCCTAGAAGTTTTAGATGAGATCCACCAAGGTTTGGATACTCCTATTTCTTCATTATTAAAATATTATCTTACGATTTTCTCTTCTCTTCATCTGAAATCTTTTAGTATTCATTTTTACGATAGAAGAAGAGGCGCGTATCTCCCTGTTGTCTCCTATGGTTTACAACCTTATAGTCGACAGAATATGATTTTCTTGTATGGAGATCAGTTCTTAGGAAAAGAAGTGGGAGATGTTTCTATCATAGACGTTACAGAAGAAAGACGTAACGATCATTTCTTCCGTAAAAAATTCGATTCTGCGGATTTAGATGGAGTGATGAGGATTATTTCCTTCCCACTTTTCAGATCCGGTTTGGATTTCAGATTTTTCTTGATGTTCCCAGATCCGCCTAATAATGATTTAGCGGAACAAATCAGGGAGAATGTGGAAAATTCTATAGAACCTGTAGAAGACGCATTTTTACAATTAGAGATAGAGCAGGCTTCTCATGCCATCCAAGACAAAAGAGACTTGGTCCAGATACAATTCTTACTTCTTCGCTGGGCGACCCATGGAGAAAGAAGCAGATGTAATCTATACAAGATCAAATGTACAGGTGACTTGGATTATCCTTCGATAGATAAATGGAGAAAAGAAGTTCTGGAAGAGATCCAGCCTAGGCTCGGAGCAGAAGATTACGGTTTTGGAGTTTCTCCTTCCGAAATTTTTGTTTTGTCTAGAGAAGAAAGAGAATCCGAACTGGAAATGATCTTGGATTCGATAGGTAAAGAGTATAAGATCACTCCTCTTCCTTATCCGGAAAACGGAAAAAATTTATACACCTATATTTAATATTTTTCTAAATCAAATAGAATCTAAAATGCGCGCTCTCTGTTGTATCATTTTGTTTTGTGCAAGTTTACCTTCTTCTTATGCTCAAGAAGAAAATAGAAGAGAATGGAATAAGGCAGCAAAACAAAAAGTTTTACTTCTTCACCAAAGTGGAAAAGAAGCGGAGAGTCTTCCATTCTTAGAAGAATACGTTAAAAAAAATCCGAACGAGTTGATCTATAAACTCTATTTGGCCCGAGCACTTTTTTGGAGAGCTGATTTAGAATTGCCAGGTCATTCTGAAGATGTGTTCTCTAGAATGGAGAAGGTCCGAAAAATTCGGGATAATTATCTGAGAGCGGCAGGTCTTTTTGAGGAGAATGTGGGCTATTTAGGAAAGGTAAGTCCAAGAGATCCTGATTTAGGAAAGTGGACCTTTTTATGGGCAATGTCAGAATGGTATGCTGGTAGGGAAGATCGGGCCATTCAGCTATTTAAGAAGTCTTTTAAACATGATTTTCGTTTGAATCAGGCAAATTATAATATCGCAGCCATTTACGAAAGCCTAGGCCAGATACTAGATTCTCAAATTTATTACGGAACCTACTTGAAAAACGAAAAGGAACTGAAAGAAGAGGAGTAATGGCCCGTGTCGAAAGAAGATTTCAGATGCTCCTCACTGAGGAAGAATTCGAATTGTTAAGGACCGAAGCGGAAAAGAGAGACCTTTCCGCTTCAGAGTTGCTTCGGTCCTGTTTTAGGAACGAAGTTTTTAAATCGGATTCTTATCAAAGGTTAGAAGCTTTGAGAGAATTATCCAAAATTTATCCGGAAGCGAAAGTTTGAAATTATTAGTATCTTCCGAATGTTTTAGGGAATTGGTGCTTGGAAATTCCTCTTCTCGGCGTTCAGTATCGAATGCGATCGAATCACTTACCAAAAAAAATCATATTTTTGTTTTGGCTCTTCCTAGTTTGGATTCAATTCTTGCAAAAGAATCTGATCCCTTAACGAGAGAGATCATTTGGACCCAAGCCAAAAATTTATTTTTGGATTTTCTTCCTATTAGAAAGGAAGAGATTTCTCTTGCGATACGACTTTCTTCCTCTAAAAATTTGGAATGGAAAGAATGGTTAGAGATCGCAACGGCTTCTTTGGCTGATTTGGATGGGATTTTATGCACGGATCCAAAATGGAAAGAGCAGAATCTAGTGAAGATCTTACTCGCTCAGGAAATAGACCTCGACGGAGTCGCTTAGAGGACTGAGTTGGTCCGGTCCATTCTCCGGATCGTATACTGCATTATAAGCAGCAACTTTGAAATAATACGTTAGTCCTTTTTGGAAGAATAAAAGTTTTTTGTCGTAAGGGTCTTTACGAGGTTTTGGCTTTTTCTTTTTGGATTTTGGACTTTCGTCTTCGTCGTCATTTTCTTCCGGTTTTTCTGCGTTCAAAGAAATGAGTCGATTGTCTATACATTGGCAAAGTTTAGGGCCGCTCATATCATTCCGTTTAGGACAAGTGGAATCATCACCCAAGATCGGATCCAGATACTCGCTCATTGGATGTTTGGTCTTTCCCTTGGTGCTTAGGACAGGCATTTTTCCCTTTGCTAATTCTTTGCTGGTGCCTTTTAAGATTCCAACCATACGATTCGGACCGACTCCGTAGTGAATGACATAGCCGCCTTTTTGTTGCACATTTCTTTCCGGGTTTTGGGTCCAGCTCAAACAAACGCGAGGCCCCTGTGCTTCGGGATCGTAATCGTCAAAGTTTACTATTTTTAAACCGGCAGGTTTGACAGGAGGAATTGTTTCTCTATAAGAAAAAGATAATGCTTCTAATTCAGGACTGGACTTGGAGCCGGAGTCAGTCTTAAATTTTACTTTTACCTGGTAATATTTGAAATTATAGAGTTTGTTTCCCCAGACCTTATCTAACGGGATCCGATAGCTGGAAGATTTTCCTTTGGGAGAATTTTCCTCTTCAGTTTCTCTGTAAGGATCGTCTTCTTTAAACTCTTCTTCTATCCTTCTGAGATCGATTGATTTCCAAGCTGGATATTCTTCCGTTTTGGAAAAAATTTTAGGAGAAGATCTGAAATATAATTCTAATACAGAGGATTTAGGAATATTCGCTTTTAATAATACTGCTTCAGGTATAGAATTGGAAAATTTGGTTTTATATACCGGAGAAATTGCAGTCCCAAACTTTGCATCTGCAGTAAATGAAGACGGATCGTATTTTTGTCCATCGTATTGAGTGGATAAGACTTCAGGATCTGGACTTCCTTTGGAGACCAAAAAATCATCCAACCACCCATAAAAACTTTCCCCGATCTTAAATGGAGTGCTGTCTTCGGGATGAAAGCCAATGCGAATAATTGGTTCTTTGGAAGAAATAGAGGCTCTGTCCGTTTCCTTTCCGTTGATGTATAATACGATCTCTCTTTGGGCAGGTTTAAATTGGATGATAAAATGATTCCAATCAGATCTGGAAAGTCTGGAATTTCCTGCGAGTTTTAATGATAAATGGGTTTTGTCCGTTTTTTGAAAAAAATTACGAAATTCTAATATTGGGATTTCATCTTTAATCCTGAGGTCCCAACCGAATTTTTTTCCCCTGGTATATATATCTTTAGAAAGTAAGATTGCTTCTTTGTCTAGGTTTCCTGGCAACAAGAAGAAGGAGATATAAAATTCTTCTTTGATATCGGAACTTGTAAGAATTCCTTTTGTCCTTCCTGAAACTTTGATCCCGGATCTTTTACCTACAAAGCCTGCCGACCTCTTTCCGGAATGTGCTTTTGCAAGGTCAGGAAGATAAGAAGAAGATAATATTCTGTAACCGCCGGCTTTATCATTCAGATCGGAGGCTTCCTTTTCTTCAAAATCTAAAAATAGGTCGGAGCCTTCTTTACGGTCGCGGGGGCTTAATTCTAATTTAGAAGTTCCGTTTTCGGTACTTCCCAAACGGACATATTTTAGAACGAATGCACTTAGAGAGAATGTATTGGACTCGGCGGAGATAGAGCCGGAGAAAAAGGAAACAAGACCGACCAAACCTAAGAGATAGACCGGATAAAGGATCTTGTTTCGCATTCTTAAAAAGATATTTTCCGTTTCTTAAACGATGGTGTCTAACTGACCCACCCTTCTTTCATGACGTCCTGCTTCGAAAGAAGTATTGAGCCATTTTTGAGCGATGCGAGTTGCAAGTTCTTTACCTAAAACTCTACCGCCTAATACCAGTACGTTTGCATTATTATGCCTACGAGACATTTCTGCAGTGAACTCGTCATGGCAAAGAGCAGCTCTGATCCCCTTATGACGGTTTGCTGCGATAGAAGCTCCGATCCCTGTCCCGCAAAGTGCGATTAAGCCATCCACTTCTTTGGAGAGTACTTTTTTGCAGGCGTCTGCGATTACTAAAGGATAATCCACTGAAGTCTCGTCCTTTACGCCTAAGTCCAGGATCTCAATCGAGTCCGCCAATTCTTTGCGAAGGAATTCTTTGAGTTCGAATCCGCCGTGATCGGAAGCGATGCCAATTTTTTTCATGATCTAAAGGTACCGTACCTATGTGAATTCTCCGATTCAAGCAATTTACAGCAAGGATCGGAAAATAAGGAAAATATCCTTAATCAAAGAGCCCTTCTCTCAGGAAATCGGGAGCGGTCTGGTAGAATTCCCAATGTTGGAAGAAGAGGGCCATATAGGTGTTTTGGAAAGTGGACAAGGGAAGAAGTTTCTCAGTTAGGGATTGGTACTCTGCCTGGTGCAGTCTTGCCAAAAGTTCTTTTTTGGCCTCTAAAAAACTACGTAAATTTTTCTCTTCGTAAGCGGAGAGACGGATGGTCTTTTCGTCCGAGAGTAAAAAATTTTCGTAATAAGAAAACATAAGTTCTTTCGTTTCTCTATGGTGAGAATGATCTACGAGTAGGGTCGTTTGTTCTTCTTTGGAAAGCCCGGACATACGGATACATTCTAAACTTTGGTACGCTGATTTTGCCTCTTGTAAGGCAAGATTTTCTGCGATCTTGGTCCTTTCTTCCGGAGAAAGTTTAGAAGTATAAAATTCCTTTAATTCTTTGGAAGTCCCACCCTGAGACAAGCAATGACCTATCTTCAATTTTGTAGGAAAGAATAATGGAGAAGCGGATATCTGAATGATACCCGCGCAGAAAAATATTAGGATCAGAAGAATGTGTTTCATTCTATTCTTACGGAAGAATTAAACCTTCTTCTCGAATTCCTTCATGTATTCTACAAGGGCGATTACACCTTCTTTAGGCATGGAATTATAAATAGAAGCTCTTAATCCACCGACCAATCTGTGACCTTCTAATCCATGAAGTCCTTTTTCTTCTGCTCCTGCTAAAAACTTAGATTCTAAATTTTTGTCATGAATAGTAAAGACCACATTCATTACAGATCTTGAATTCGGTTTTACCGGAGCATTATAGAAGGAAGTGGTTTCCAAATAATCATACAGGATTTTGGCCTTTTCTTCATTGATCTTTTCGATCTTCTCTACTCCACCCAGGTCCTTTAGCCATTCGAATACAAGTTTGGACATGTAAATGGAATATGTAGGAGGAGTATTATACATGGATTTGTTTTTTGCAGTCAGTGCATAATCCATCAATATAGGAACAGTTCTACCGGAACGTCCAAGTAGATCCTTGCGGATAATAAGAACGCTCAAACCGGAAGGTCCTATATTCTTCTGTGCTCCCGCAAATATTGCACCGAATTTACTCACATCTATCTTTCTAGAAAGAATTTCAGAAGTCATGTCCGCGATTAGCGGAGCCTTAGTAATATTCGGAATCGTTGCATAACGAGTTCCTAATAAAGTATTATTAGAAGTGATATACACATATGCGGCTCCAGGATTTACCATGGAGTCGTTCAGTTCAGGAGACTCAGTATATTTATGATCTTCTCCATCGTAAATTTTTTTGACTGGATTGAATCTAAGTGCTTCTTCCATGGCCTTCTTAGCCCAGATCCCTGTGACCGCAAAGTCAGCGGACTCTCCATCTTTGAGAAGATTTAAGGGTAGAGCGGAGAAGTGGAGGCTAGCTCCTCCGGAAAGAAACATAATTTCGTAATTTTCCGGAACAGATAATAATTCTCTGAGCAAGGAAAGGGAGGTATCCAGGACTTCTTCAAAAAGTTTTCCTCTATGGCTGTCTTCCATAATGGACATACCGGACCCGCGGTAGTTCAGAAACTCGGAAGCCGCCTTCTCCATGACTGGAGTGGGAAGCATCGCAGGACCTGCGCAAAAATTGTAGATTCGGCGCTCAAATTTACTCATGAGGTTAGGGTAAAAATCAGGTCTTGGGAGGCAACTTTCTTACTGCTTCCACTTCCTCGAACTATGGAAAAATCCTTGGCAGAGTCCTATCTAGAATCATAAGATAGCCATTCGTCTCTCCCTACTTTGGGGGTTTCGTATTTCTAAGGAGTTCCATAATGTCACGGATTCGACTGGCCGTATTTCTAATCTTCCTCGGAAGTTTTAGCTTTCCGATCTTCGCCCAAGAAGGGCCTAAACTTGGAGAAAAGGAAGTTCGTTCTTCCGGAAAAGTGAATTTCGTCAATAGATCTGCTGCAAGAGCGGACGAAGAGACAAAAGGAAGTAATGCCAAAACTGGAGCTGGATTGTCTGAAGCATTAAAAAAGAATCCGAGCGCTCCTGCTTCTTCCGACGGGATCACTGCGATCCGTATTCTTCCGGATGAGAAAGAAAAAAAATTCGGAGCCGATCTGATCAGTATCGGTAAAGACGCAGACTACGGACATATCAATTCCATCCAAAGGATACTTTCCGGATATGTTAAAGCAAATTTCGGATATTCGGATGCAAACTCAGATACATTAGCGACCTATATACTTTATTATAATGCGATCCATCGTAAGGCAACGGATTACGTTAAGCGTAAATACAATACCGAAGTTGTAAAAAACGCACAGAACGATAAGATCGGTATCGGTAGACGTTATACAGAATGGCCTGGAAAAACTCAGATCATTATTCCTATCGTAACCAATATTCTTTCCGATGATGGAAAAGATCTGGATACAGACGAGCTAGAGAAAGAAGTCAATAAGGACCTGGACAAAAAGAAAGAAGGCCAAGACGATAAAAAAAGAATGAACGACCTTCAAAACGAGAAGGCCGAAGAAGAAAAACGTAAACTCCAGGACAAAAAAGAAGAGAATCGCAAAAAACAAGAAGATGCTTCCAACAAAGAAAGGAATGCTGAAAGAGAGATCCAGGAACTGAACAAAGATCCTGTTAAAAATAAACAAAAGATCACTCAAAAACAAGAAGAGCGTAAACAGGCCCAGCAAGAACAACAAAAGGCCAAAAAAGAAGAAC
The sequence above is a segment of the Leptospira hartskeerlii genome. Coding sequences within it:
- the serC gene encoding 3-phosphoserine/phosphohydroxythreonine transaminase encodes the protein MSKFERRIYNFCAGPAMLPTPVMEKAASEFLNYRGSGMSIMEDSHRGKLFEEVLDTSLSLLRELLSVPENYEIMFLSGGASLHFSALPLNLLKDGESADFAVTGIWAKKAMEEALRFNPVKKIYDGEDHKYTESPELNDSMVNPGAAYVYITSNNTLLGTRYATIPNITKAPLIADMTSEILSRKIDVSKFGAIFAGAQKNIGPSGLSVLIIRKDLLGRSGRTVPILMDYALTAKNKSMYNTPPTYSIYMSKLVFEWLKDLGGVEKIEKINEEKAKILYDYLETTSFYNAPVKPNSRSVMNVVFTIHDKNLESKFLAGAEEKGLHGLEGHRLVGGLRASIYNSMPKEGVIALVEYMKEFEKKV
- a CDS encoding tetratricopeptide repeat protein — encoded protein: MRALCCIILFCASLPSSYAQEENRREWNKAAKQKVLLLHQSGKEAESLPFLEEYVKKNPNELIYKLYLARALFWRADLELPGHSEDVFSRMEKVRKIRDNYLRAAGLFEENVGYLGKVSPRDPDLGKWTFLWAMSEWYAGREDRAIQLFKKSFKHDFRLNQANYNIAAIYESLGQILDSQIYYGTYLKNEKELKEEE
- a CDS encoding P83/100 family protein, producing MSRIRLAVFLIFLGSFSFPIFAQEGPKLGEKEVRSSGKVNFVNRSAARADEETKGSNAKTGAGLSEALKKNPSAPASSDGITAIRILPDEKEKKFGADLISIGKDADYGHINSIQRILSGYVKANFGYSDANSDTLATYILYYNAIHRKATDYVKRKYNTEVVKNAQNDKIGIGRRYTEWPGKTQIIIPIVTNILSDDGKDLDTDELEKEVNKDLDKKKEGQDDKKRMNDLQNEKAEEEKRKLQDKKEENRKKQEDASNKERNAEREIQELNKDPVKNKQKITQKQEERKQAQQEQQKAKKEEQQLKEKEKEISKKEESRKSDSKSSSSSSDSKSSSSGDSKKSEAKSDDNKSKEELKQELKETKKELETVKEEQKKKEEFDKNVVGGKILFLKTLKYTSDGHYSNELNALDPTNDDVIFKGDFNKICGRTFEVVDGKALVVGYESDHSAAHKLILIDQETLKPAVWSADSVFWRSPMIIKGEEIYAFEERNGKYYLSRYDKTLKKTAGSEEEISPNSNVTFFGEKIYVTGKEEGSGKTEIAVFGKADLKLIKKIKP
- the rpiB gene encoding ribose 5-phosphate isomerase B; this encodes MKKIGIASDHGGFELKEFLRKELADSIEILDLGVKDETSVDYPLVIADACKKVLSKEVDGLIALCGTGIGASIAANRHKGIRAALCHDEFTAEMSRRHNNANVLVLGGRVLGKELATRIAQKWLNTSFEAGRHERRVGQLDTIV
- a CDS encoding metalloenzyme, which encodes MIFYVFIDGIGFGENNPDKNPFSKYAKGIFLPLGGKSIPEDSPSRIQDLTYLKTDASMGIKGLPQSATGQTSLWTGINACQVLNRHMSGFPTFTLKRIIAKYSIIRILEENGFKADLLNCYTPGFAEHIKKNPRHVSASTLIQMAADKPLKDMDDLRDGKGLYMDISRDFLRKFGKDFIDKDDPVLELQDPYKTGKEIIPAMKDHTLCIYEYFITDKVGHKMNWKGAEKCISDLESFLLGVLDAMDPEQDQLIVTSDHGNLEDLTVDVHTVNPVPTILYGKYTEQMKDKIHALKDIPHAIYDCLGIQIQMSEQEFIQTSAN